From one Plasmodium yoelii strain 17X genome assembly, chromosome: 12 genomic stretch:
- a CDS encoding mRNA capping enzyme subunit beta, giving the protein MVREAHELLDGSRPIPIDKITYELSQNIILAFDNNEHIKRNKDVQIEIEARIGLVIDKNKHRLKLPIYTDAIVENNFSDFQSGVDKDSFQYLLNYLHNMTRRNNTQSCTTNNNNTNLNDNNKEGNIPNLNNPNKNVNRNDTSAIANSTNNVIDEHEQKKKNNNNNNSDNNNNSNSNNNGDNNNNSNNFLNEKENSIYEFVALKSYKSVDKYYILKNENNSRIRVTTNMDESENEKNQSMIKSLHKENINTWNVYLGNNKDYFEDDDEEEDNEDDETTKNKHNKNMNKQNNSKNKDNNTDDCLDYRISINLEHTKPISKLFLSKITPVYERYKERTSFINKYMGIQFDLTKIKTKDNNEFYEIEIEIPTKSIFKAMSNLRNKNDSNYLHFICSNLINNARGICSQLNLFKKNNFMKIGLNNNDILPSIPASQVNYSHSQNEQKLFKKYIHSVSPIIGDYMFRLVSKNEKIIQKKINDSNISNHDKINMFKNIIDIRRHNKKCTKSVTQTYAENRWKVVKNEKAQNVIVLVSDSSDQSDGEEHQNSQYENIKQNRTSDQNSPHNNSSDNNAHFNDQHNEDNDYENNNLHFYNDEKNDTEPINNKKNKDTSFYDDT; this is encoded by the coding sequence ATGGTGAGAGAAGCCCACGAATTGCTTGATGGCAGCAGGCCAATACCTATAGACAAAATTACATACGAATTatctcaaaatataatattagcatttgataataatgaacatataaaaagaaataaagaTGTACAAATAGAAATCGAAGCCAGGATTGGATTAGTAATAGATAAGAATAAACACAGATTGAAATTGCCTATTTATACTGATGCAATTGTCGAAAATAATTTCTCGGATTTCCAATCTGGTGTTGATAAAGATTCTTTTCagtatttattaaattatttacataaCATGACACGAAGAAATAATACACAGTCATGTACCactaacaataataatacaaatttaaaCGATAACAACAAAGAAGGTAACATTCCTAATTTGAATAACCCAAACAAAAATGTAAACAGAAATGATACCTCGGCGATTGCCAATAGCACAAATAATGTAATAGACGAacatgaacaaaaaaaaaaaaataataataataataatagtgataataataataatagcaatagtaataataatggtgataataataataatagtaataattttttgaacgaaaaagaaaattcGATATACGAGTTTGTAGCtttaaaatcatataaaagtgtagataaatattatatactaaAAAATGAGAACAATTCTCGAATTAGAGTTACAACTAATATGGATGAAAgcgaaaatgaaaaaaatcaaaGTATGATAAAATCTTTacataaagaaaatataaacacATGGAATGTTTATCTCGGTAATAATAAGGATTATTTTGAAGATGATGATGAAGAAGAAGATAATGAGGATGATGAAACaactaaaaataaacataacaaaaatatgaataagcAAAacaatagtaaaaataaagataataatacAGATGATTGTTTAGATTATCGTATATCAATAAACTTAGAACATACAAAACCTATTAGTaaactatttttatcaaaaattacACCAGTTTATGAAAGATATAAAGAAAGAACaagttttataaataaatatatgggtATTCAATTcgatttaacaaaaataaaaacaaaagataataatgaattttatgaAATCGAAATTGAAATTCCCACAAAAAGTATTTTCAAAGCTATGTCAAatttaagaaataaaaatgattcaaattatttgcattttatttgttcgaatttaataaataatgctAGAGGAATATGTAGccaattaaatttatttaaaaaaaataactttATGAAAATCGGgctaaataataatgatatattgCCATCCATACCAGCTTCTCAAGTTAATTATTCTCATTCTCAAAATGAACAAAAgttgtttaaaaaatatatacattcagTATCGCCTATTATAGGAGATTATATGTTTAGGCTTGTTtcaaaaaatgagaaaattattcaaaaaaagataaaCGATAGCAATATATCGAACCACgacaaaattaatatgtttaaaaatataatagacaTTAGAAggcataataaaaaatgtacaaaATCAGTTACTCAAACATATGCAGAAAATAGATGGAAAGttgttaaaaatgaaaaagcaCAAAATGTTATCGTTTTGGTATCAGATAGTAGCGACCAAAGTGATGGAGAAGAACACCAAAATAGTCAATATGAAAACATAAAACAAAACAGAACAAGCGATCAAAATTCACCACATAACAATTCTAGTGATAATAATGCACATTTTAATGATCAACATAACGAAGACAATGATTACGAAAACaataatttacatttttataatgatgaaaaaaatgatactgaaccaataaataataaaaaaaataaagataccAGTTTTTATGATGATACATAA